TCCCATTCACTGAAACGGTGAGATACGCGTTTTTCTGATCTGCCCCTGTCTCTTAAGCCGGGATGGACAGGAAACCGGCGACTCCGGCGGAAGAACGGGTGGCCGAGACCCTCGCCGTGAAGCATGAGCGGCGGTGGCTCGGACGTCCGTCCGCGGAAAGCGTCCGGTTTCCCCATCCCGGGCCGAGAGGTGCCGTCAACGAATCTTTTGACCTTTTCGGACAGCCCCTTTTTGTGTTGGGTGGAATAGCGCTGAAGTATATAGAAAAACAAAAATTTGGTACACTGAAGAAAACACTGCATTGGAGCGATTAGCATGGCGGGACGGGTGATTTTCCATATCGATATGAACAGTTTTTATGCTTCGGTCGAGCAATCCCATGATCCCTCCCTAAAGGGAAAAGCGCTCGCGATAGCCGGAAATCCGAAAGAACGCCGGGGAATCATCGTAACGTGTTCCTATGAGGCGCGGGCCCATGGCATCTATACGACGATGCCGGTGTTTGAAGCAAAGCGCAAATATCCCGAACTGTTGATTTTGCCGCCGAATTTTGACCGGTATCGGGCTGCCTCCAAAGCGATCTTCGATTTGCTGCGTTCTTACACCCCGTTTGTTGAACCGGTATCGATTGATGAAGGATATCTCGATATCACGGAATTGGCGCAAACCCGCCATGCGATTGGAATCGCGGAAGAAATCCAGCAGCGCATCAAGTCTGAGCTCGACCTCCCCTGCTCCATCGGCATCGCTCCTAATAAATTTTTGGCAAAGACAGCGTCGGATATGAAAAAACCAATGGGCATCACAGTCCTCAGAAAGCGGGATATCGAAGAAAAGCTGTGGCCGCTTGAGGTCATTGAAATGCACGGCGTCGGTGAAAGCACTGCCCGGAAATTGAATGAGCTGCGCATTAAAACCATCGGCGATCTGGCCGGGGCCAATGAAGGACAGATTAAAGAGAAGCTCGGCAAGTACGGCACCCGGCTCCGGAAACGGGCGAACGGCATCGACGGACGGGACGTTGATCCGGAATCCGTCTATGATACGAAAAGTATCGGCGCGTCGACAACACTGCCGATGGATGAAACGGAGGATGCCCGGCTTCATGAAACACTCCGGTCACTCAGCCGGACCGTGGCCCGCCGGCTCGATGCCAAAGAACTGGCCGGTCCGACCGTTACAGTTCATATGCGCACGGCCGACTGGCAAAACCGGACGCGCAGCGTCACACTCAGAAATCTTGTTTATGCGGAAGAGGCCATCGCAAAAGAAGCGATTTCGCTGTTCGACCGCCATTGGGATGGAGAACCGCTTCGTTTGCTCGGCGTTACTATATCTAATGTGACAGAGAAGCAGAGCGCGACGGAACAGCTGTCGCTTTTTGATTATGAAAAGCATGCAAAAGACGAGCCGATCCTAGATGTCATGACCAGCCTTGAAGCGAAATTCGGCAAAAAGATGCTCCGAAAAGGAACGGCACATAAACGGCCGGCAACAGGATCGGAGACAAGTTTCAGTAAGGATTTTCTGGATGATCATGAGAGGAAGTAAAAAACTATGCAATTACTGTTTTTAGGCACCGGCGGCGGCATGCCGTCGAAAGAACGCAATACGAGCGCACTTGCGATGAAACTGCTCGAGGAGCGAGGAGCGGTCTGGCTCTTTGACTGCGGGGAAGCGACCCAGCATCAGATTCTCCGGACGACCCTGAAGCCCAGGAAAATAGAAAAGATCTTCATCACCCATATGCATGGGGATCATATCTTTGGACTGCCCGGGCTGCTCGGCTCCCGGTCATTTCTTGGCGGCAGTGAACCGCTGACACTATACGGACCCAAAGGGCTTGAGGAGTGGGTGCTTGCGACGCTCCGGCTCAGCCGGACGCATCTGTCTTATCCGCTGGAGTTCGTGGAAGCGGAGGACGGAGTGGTCTTTGAAGACGATATGTTTTCGGTGGAAGCGCATCTGTTGGAACATGTGATTCCATGCTATGGCTACCGGATCCGTCAGAAGCCGCTGCCGCCTGTGCTGCTTGCAGAGAAAGCCCGCGAACTGGGTGTGCCGAAAGGGCCGCTTCTCGGCCGGCTGAAGAACGGGGAGGATGTAACACTTGAAAATGGAGTGATCATCAGAAGCGCAGAAGTGACAGCTCCGGGCAAGGACGGATTTACTGTTGCGATCCTCGGCGATACCCGGTATACCGAAGCGGCTGTGAAGCTCGCCCGGAATGCAGATGTTCTCGTCCATGAAGGGACATTCGATCAGACAACAGCGGACCTGGCCCGGGACTACGGTCATTCGACGGTGAAAGAAGCAGCCGAAACCGCCCGGCAGGCAGGCGCTAAAGCCCTGATCATTAACCACCTGAGTGCCCGGTTTTTGCCCAGCGATCATAGGGAGCTCCTTGGGGAAGCGGGATCTGTATTCAACCCGGTGTATATCGCGGAAGATTTCCGGGAATTTTACTGGAATAAAGACCGGCTGCTTCCGGATGAATAAAAAAGCTGGTTCCTTTTGGGGGAACCAGCTTTTTTTACGTCACGACCAGCCGCGCACATATGGCACAGGTACGTCGATGTCCGCCTTCAATTCTTTTGCTGCCCGGTTCGGCCAGTACGGATCCCGCAGCAGTTCCCGGGCAAGGAAGATGAGATCCGCCCGGTCGTTTTTCAGGATTTCCTCGGCCTGGACCGGTTCTGTGATCAGGCCGACAGCCCCGGTGGCAATCGGTGTGCCGTGCTTGATGGTCTCGGAGAATGGCACCTGGTAACCCGGGTACGCATCGATTTTCGCAGGTACTACAGCGCCGGAGGATACATCGATCAGGTCAACACCCTGTTCTTTCATCCATTTGGTCATCTGTACATAATCCTCCGGAGTCATGCCGCCTTCTGTCCAGTCCGATGCGGAAATCCGGACGAACAGCACCCCGTCCCACACTGAACGGACTGCATCCGTGACTTCCCGGAGGAAGCGGTAACGGTTTTCAGCACTTCCGCCGTAATCATCCTTCCGCTTGTTCGTGAGTGGGGACAGGAATTGATTGATCAGGTAGCCGTGGGCCGCATGCAGTTCAATCACATCAAAACCGGCTTTCTCTGAACGCACAGCTGCTTTTTTAAATGCCTCGATTGTTGCTTTAATGTCATCGGCCGTCATTGCAGCCGGTGTTTTATAATTATCGCTGAATGCTTCAGCACTCGGTGCATGGATTGTGCCATCGACTGTTGCCTTGCGGCCGGCGTGGGCAAGCTGGATTCCGGCTTTGGCGCCGTGTGCCTGAACAAGGCGCACAACATCAGCCAGGCCTTCGATATGTTCATCGGCCCAGATGCCGAGATCCTGTGAAGAAATCCGGCCTTCCGGCTGAACAGCGGTCGCTTCCAGGATGACGAGTCCCGCTTGGCCGACGGCGCGTGTCGCGTAATGGATGCGATGCCAGTCGGTGACGATCCCATCTTCTTCAAATACTTCATACATGCACATCGGTGCCATCACGATGCGGTTTTTGAATGTGACGTTCCGGATTGTATACGGTTCAAATAATTTTACCATTCTGTTTTCCTCCTCTGACTGTGCAGACGCTTCTGTGATTTTATGGAATGAAACCTGCAGGACGCAGCAAATATTCCGATTCTATTATAGACAGTTCTTTCACGGCGACGCAGTAAAAATGCCTGATTGATTCTGATACCATGTAGCTGACAGGTGCGGTTTTTTGCAGCCCCGGACAAAAAAGCAAACGATAAAAAAACAGAAGGCAGCTGTTTAGCTGCCTTCTGAGCGTTCATTAATTATATTCCTGGCCAAGTTCTTTCGAGCGGGCCACGGCACTGCGGACACCTTCATGGACGGTCTCTTTAAAACCGTTTTCAATCAGGGCGTTCAATCCCGCAGCTGTTGTGCCGTTCGGACTCGTGATTCTCTTGCGGAGCACGCTGAAGTCGTCATGCTGCATCATATCGGCAGCACCGAGGAATGTCTGCCGGACGAGCCGCATCGCATCGGCATGTTCAAGGCCGCTTTCCATTCCCGCTTCCACCATCGCTTCTGCCATCAGATACAGGTAAGCAGGCCCGCTGCCGGCGATTCCGGTTACGCCGTGCAGTTTGTCTTCAGGAACAACGGTCACACTCCCGATGGAATTGAGCAGGTCCCGGATCTCGTACTGCTGTTCTTTTGTAACCGCTTTGCTCCAGACGACCCCTGTCGCCGACTTCCCGACGTGTGCCGATGTATTCGGCATCGTGCGGGCCACGGCAATATTGCCGGCTGCTTCCTGAATGGAATCGATCGATACACCGGCAACGACCGATAGAATAACCGCATCCGGCCGGATGAATTCCCGGACCGCAGACAGCGCGACTTTTACATCTTTCGGTTTGACGGCTAAAAGGATGAACGGCGCTTCTTCGAGCATGCTCATTTCGTCATTCACTTGCCTCACGCCATATTCGTGTGTAAGATAATCCAGCCGATCTTCATCTGACTTGTTCATGACCGCAATATCGCCCGGCCGTAAAATCCGCTTCCGGATCCAGCCGTTGATCATGGCTTCGGCCATCGATCCTGCACCTACGCATACAATTTTCATCTTTTTCACTCCTTCAAAATAAAAAGCGGTTCCATCCTTGAATAACCCTTCAAGGACGAAAACGCTTTGTTTCCGCGGTACCACCTGAATTTGTCCGCAGCGGGACACGCTCAAAAGCCCTTAACGCGGACAGTCGGCCATGTTTCCATGGCGGCTCAAAAGCAGGTTCGGGACATGATAGGAGACGGCTTTCTCAGCTGCGGGCCGTTCTCTGTGCACCTTCATCGTCCGTACTGGTCTTTTTCAGTGCCTTATATAGTCAAAAGGATTATACGGGGAATAGCTGTGTTTGTCAAACGGCGGCCGGCACTGTACACTGAGTGAATAAGCATTCATTTTGAGAGGATGAGCAGTATGCCTATACATAAAATCGTGATCCCGACGCCGTTCGCAGTTGGAGATGTCAATTCCTATCTGATGGAAGGGGATATGCTGACCCTTGTGGATGCCGGGCCGAAAACCCCGGATGCATGGAAGGCTTTGAAAAAGGGAATAGAACAGGCAGGATTCCGTACAGAAGACGTGGAGCAGGTGGTTCTGACGCATCATCATCCGGACCATGCAGGCTGGGTGGATGGATTCCCTGATGCCCGGCTATACGGTCACATTTATAATGATGCTTGGCTGAAGCGCGATGAAGCGTTTCTTCAGTATCATGATGCATTTTACAGCGACCGGCTGCACGAGGAAGGCGTGCCGGGTGAAGCAATGCATTGGGTGGAGAAGATGAAACGGCCGGTTCAGCTGATCGGCAGCAAACCCCTCGACGGATATCTAAAAGAAGAGGATCAGCTGCCGGGCCATCCCGAATGGCTTGTCATGGAGACACCCGGCCATGCGCAAAGCCATTTGGCATTCTGGAACCCCGTGTCCGGGGAATTGATCGGCGGGGATAATGTGCTGGCGACAGTATCTTCCAATCCGCTTATCGAACCGCCGCTTGACCCGGAAGACGGCCGGCCGAAATCGCTGATTCAATATAACAGCGTGCTGAAGCGCCTGCTTGAAATGCCGGTCAATATTGTCTACAGCGGACATGGAATCGATGTCCGGAATATTCACGAATTGATCGCTGCCCGCCTGGTGAATCAGCACGAGCGGGCTATGAAAGTGTATGGCATGCTGGCAGATGAAAAAGCGACGACATATGAACTTGCGAAGCGCTTGTTCCCCCGAAAATATGAAAAAGAATTGGGACTGACTTTGTCTGAAACAATCGGCCAGCTTGATTATCTGCTCGAAGACGGGCTTATTACCGAACAGACGGATGACCGGGGAGTACTGTGGTATGCCCGGGCGTAAAACCGTGCTCGTGACAGGCGCCACCGGTGGAATCGGGAAAGCGCTGGCATTGCAGCTTCTGGCAGCTGGCCACCGGGTCATTGCAGCTGGCCGCAGTGAAACGGAATTGGGGCAATTGGCGGCAGCCGGAGCAGAGACCATCCAGGCGGATTTCCGGCACAGCCGGGACACAGACCGGCTCCTTGCCAGCCTGCCGGTACTTGATGCGGTTGTGTTCGGAGCGGGCATCGGTTTTTTTCAGTATGCCGAAACCCAGGCCGAAGAAGAGATGCGGGACACGTTTGAAGTGAATGTGCTGTCAGTTATGACGATGACCGGTCATCTGCTGAAAACGAATCCCGGAATTCATTTGATTTATATCGCGTCGCTGGCCGGCAAGGTGGCAACACCGAAAGCATCGGTGTATGCTGCGAGCAAACATGCGCTGCTCGGCTATGCAAGCGCAGTGCGGATGGAGACGGAAGGACGCGCAGTGGTGACGGTAGTCAACACCGGGCCGGTGGATACGGGATTTCTCGATTTGGCGGATACTACCGGCCGTTACCGGCAGAGCGCAGGCCGTTTTCTCTTGAAACCTGAAACAGTTGCCCGTAAAATCGTCAGTGTATTGGAACAACCGGTAAGGGAAGTCAATCTTCCGCGGCTCTCAGGTGCAGGCGCGAAGCTTCATCAATTGCTGCCACGGCTTTCAGAACGGTTCGGAAGGCGGTTTTTTGATAAAAAATGAAAAGGAGGATGACCGATGAAAAAATGGACATTGATCGCAATCACTGCGTTATTCCTGTCGGCCTGTGCAGATGAAACTGCACCTGAAGAGGAAACAGTCGAAGAAGAAGTGGTAACAGAAGAAGAAGTAGTCGAAGAGGCTGCACCTGAAGAGGAACCAGTCGAAGAAGCGGTGGAAGAAGAAGAGACGGTCGAAGAAGAGACTACTGTGGAGCCGGATGAAGAACTGCAGGCTTTTGAAGAAGAAGGCTTTGTAACACAAGTGACCGCAGAAGGATTCCTCGTGAATAACGTTTTCTTTTCCGTCGGGGAAGAAACCGAAGTGTTTGCAGACGACGGATCTGAAGTGACTGAATCGGCATTGAACCAGATTGCGGCCGGACAGAAAGTGCTTGTAGAATATGAAGGCACGCCGAGCGGTCAGTTCCCGCTTGAAGCGGAAGCTGGAACCATCACGATTCTCGAAGATGAAGAGTCTGCCAGACAGGCTGCCGCCCTTGAAGCGTTCATTCAAGGCGAAGAACTGGCACGACTTGCCATTCTCGGTCAGCCGATCGTCCGGGAAGATGAGATCGGCTTCCTGTTCACCAATTTTGAGAATGGCAAAATAGCCGAAGTCCGGATCAATCTTGAAACGCACGAGTATACGATTGACGGAGAAGCGATTTCTGCAGAAGAAGAAGCTGGAACAGAAGCGGAAACCGAGACGGAAACAGATACAGCTGAATAAGCAATGGGAAGCTGACAAGCAAAAGGATGGAATACCAATATTCCATTCTTTTTTTTGAGGTTTTTAATGAAAGGGCATTCAAAAAGTTTTTTTAAATATGCATGCTTATTCGGTTGAATCATTAATTATGCCGTGTTATACTCCTTTCATTGATTAAATATGAATAAAAATTCAAAGGAGTGTTTGTTTATGAAAAAGAAAGTAGTGCTGGCCTATTCGGGCGGCTTGGATACATCCGTTGCAATTCCGTGGCTTGTGGAAAAAGGATATGAGGTCATTGCTGTCTGTCTGGATGTTGGTGAAGGAAAAGACTTGGCGGCCATCAAGCAGAAGGCGTTAACGATCGGCGCTTCTGAGAGCCTGATGGTGGATGCGAAAGACGAATTCGCTGAACAGTTTGCGCTCACCGCACTGCAGTCGCACGCTTTATATGAAGGCAAGTATCCGCTTGTGTCTGCGCTGTCCCGTCCGCTCATCTCTAAGAAACTTGTGGAAATCGCAGAAGAATACAAAGCGGATGCGGTCGCGCATGGCTGCACAGGGAAAGGGAACGACCAGGTTCGCTTTGAAGTTTCCGTTAAAGCGCTGAATCCATCACTTGAAGTGTTGGCACCGGTGCGTGAATGGGGCTGGACGCGTGATGAAGAAATCAATTATGCAAAAGAACATGATATCCCGATTCCGATAAACCTGGATAGCCCGTTCTCGATTGATATGAATCTATGGGGCCGTTCCAATGAATGCGGGATTCTTGAAAATCCTTGGATTGCACCGCCTGCTGAAGCTTACGCGCTGACAGTGCCGCTGGAAGAAACGCCGGATGTGCCGGATGTCGTAGAGATCGGATTTGAAAAAGGCGTACCGGTTTCGCTCAATGGCATTCCATATAAGCTTGCTGATCTGATTGGCGCATTGAATGGGGTTGCCGGCAAACATGGTGTCGGGCGTATCGATCACGTCGAGAACCGCCTCATCGGCATCAAATCCCGTGAAATTTATGAGTGCCCGGGGGCAATCACACTTCTCACGGCCCATAAGGAACTGGAAGATTTGACGCTCGTTAAAGAGCTGGCGCATTTCAAGCCGGTAATCGAGAAAAAATTGACGGAATTGATTTATGAGGGACTGTGGTTCTCCGCGCTCACTCCCGCATTGACAGCGTTCCTCGATGAAACCCAGCAATACGTGAACGGAACAGTCCGCGTGAAGCTGTTTAAAGGCCATGCCATCGTGGAAGGCCGCAAATCACCGAATTCCCTGTACGACGAAAACTTGGCGACGTATTCTGCAGGTGATGCGTTCAATCACGAATCAGCGCCTGGATTCATTGAATTATGGGGACTGCCGACTGTCGTCCATTCAAGCGTTCATGCCAAGGAAAAGGTGAAAGCATGACCAAAAAACTGTGGGGCGGGCGTTTTCAGAAGTCGGCAGAGGAATGGGTGGATGAATTCGGCGCCTCCATTTCGTTTGACCAAAAGCTCGCCGCAGAAGATATTGAAGGAAGCATCGCGCACGTAACGATGCTTGAACAATGCAAGATATTATCGCAGGAAGATGCGCAAGTGATCCGGGCGGGACTCAGCCGGCTGCAAGAAAAAGCGGCAGCCGGTGATCTTGCTTATTCAGCGGCACAGGAAGATATCCACCTGAATTTGGAGAAGCACCTGATTGATGATGTCGGACCGGTCGGCGGCAAGCTGCATACCGCCCGGAGCCGGAATGATCAAGTCGCGACAGATATGCATTTGTATTTGAAACGCAACGTGCAGGAAATCACTGAATTGATCGGCGGCTTCCAGGAAGCGCTGATCAGCCAGGCTGAGCAGCATGTGGAAACACTGGCACCGGGATATACGCATCTTCAACGGGCCCAGCCCGTTTCATTCGCCCATCATCTGATGGCGTATTTCTGGATGCTTCAGCGCGACCGGGAACGTTTGACGGAATCACTGAAGCGCATCGACGTATCGCCCCTTGGGGCCGGCGCGATGGCCGGGACGACATTCCCGATCGACCGGGAGCTGTCGGCTGAACTGCTCGGCTTCTCGGACATTTATCCGAACAGCATTGACGCGGTGAGCGATCGGGATTTCATCCTGGAATTCCTGTCTGATGCTTCAATTCTCATGATGCATTTGTCGCGTCTGGCCGAAGAGATCATCTTATGGTCGAGCGAAGAATTCCGGTTCATTGAACTGGATGATGCCTTTTCAACCGGATCGAGCATTATGCCGCAGAAGAAGAATCCGGATATGGCGGAATTGATCCGCGGGAAGACCGGCCGCGTTTACGGCAATTTGATCGGGTTGCTAACAATATTAAAAGGGCTGCCGCTTGCCTATAATAAGGACATGCAGGAAGACAAGGAAGGCATGTTCGATACGGTGGAAACACTGAAGGGCTCATTGCGGATTTTCGAAGGGATGGTCAGCACGATGACCGTGCAGACTGAACGGCTGACAGCAGCCGTCCATTCGGATTTTTCGAATGCGACCGAGCTCGCGGATTATCTGGCGGCAAAAGGGATGCCGTTCCGCGAAGCGCATGATGTGACGGGCCGCTTGGTCTTTACGTGCATTCAGCGGGGAATTTACTTGAAAGACCTGCCGCTTTCCGAACTGCAGGAAGCAAGTCCGCTGTTCGGGACGGATATTTATGAAGCCCTCGCACCAGAGAATGCCGTGGCGAGACGAAATTCCGCTGGCGGTACAGGATTCGAACAAGTTCGCCGACAGCTTGAGCAAGCGAAAGCCAATTTAACGGGTGCCTGAAAAGACAGAGCCGAACATTTCTCTATTGCAGAGAAATGTCCGGCTCTTTTTGGTTTGCTTCCGGGTCGTCATTTTTAATAGTAGGAAATTACAAAAGAAAATAAAATTCAACAATAAAAAAATAATAAACAAGGACTTGCTGTCGGTCATTTGCTAAAATAGACAGGTTGAGAAACTTTGAAACAAGGAGATAGCATATGCGCGTGTTCTTGGATTTAAGCTGGTTTTTTAAAGAACGAAAAAAGCAGTATATCATCGGTGTCATCATGCTGCTGCTTGTCGCATTGCTGCAGCTCTTGCCGCCGAAAATCATCGGGTTTGTCGTCGATGAAATCAGTGCCGGATCCCTGACTTCTTCGTTTCTGATCAGCTGGCTTGGCATTCTGGCAGCGGCAGCGGCAGGTATGTATGTGCTGCGCTATTGGTGGCGTCAGATGATATTTGGTTCATCGCTCGTGCTGGCAAGGAATTTACGGCGGGACCTGTACCATCATTTCACCCAGATGTCACCGGCATTTTATCAGAAACGGCGGGTCGGCGATCTCATGGCACATGCCACGAACGATTTGCAGGCAGTTCAGCAGACTGCGAGTGCGGGTGTGCTGACACTGGTCGACTCGATTGTCACCGGCGGGTTTGTCATTGCTGCGATGGCTATTACAATCAATTGGAAGCTGACCTTGATCGTGATTCTGCCGTTCCCGGTCATGATTATCCTGACAAGCTGGTATGGTCGGCTCCTTCACGAACGGTTCCATGGCGCTCAGGAAGCATTTTCGGATCTGAATGACAAAACGCAGGAAAGCGTGTCCGGTATGAAAGTGTTAAAGACATTCGGA
Above is a genomic segment from Planococcus lenghuensis containing:
- the rnz gene encoding ribonuclease Z; protein product: MQLLFLGTGGGMPSKERNTSALAMKLLEERGAVWLFDCGEATQHQILRTTLKPRKIEKIFITHMHGDHIFGLPGLLGSRSFLGGSEPLTLYGPKGLEEWVLATLRLSRTHLSYPLEFVEAEDGVVFEDDMFSVEAHLLEHVIPCYGYRIRQKPLPPVLLAEKARELGVPKGPLLGRLKNGEDVTLENGVIIRSAEVTAPGKDGFTVAILGDTRYTEAAVKLARNADVLVHEGTFDQTTADLARDYGHSTVKEAAETARQAGAKALIINHLSARFLPSDHRELLGEAGSVFNPVYIAEDFREFYWNKDRLLPDE
- a CDS encoding argininosuccinate synthase, with product MFMKKKVVLAYSGGLDTSVAIPWLVEKGYEVIAVCLDVGEGKDLAAIKQKALTIGASESLMVDAKDEFAEQFALTALQSHALYEGKYPLVSALSRPLISKKLVEIAEEYKADAVAHGCTGKGNDQVRFEVSVKALNPSLEVLAPVREWGWTRDEEINYAKEHDIPIPINLDSPFSIDMNLWGRSNECGILENPWIAPPAEAYALTVPLEETPDVPDVVEIGFEKGVPVSLNGIPYKLADLIGALNGVAGKHGVGRIDHVENRLIGIKSREIYECPGAITLLTAHKELEDLTLVKELAHFKPVIEKKLTELIYEGLWFSALTPALTAFLDETQQYVNGTVRVKLFKGHAIVEGRKSPNSLYDENLATYSAGDAFNHESAPGFIELWGLPTVVHSSVHAKEKVKA
- the argH gene encoding argininosuccinate lyase; this translates as MTKKLWGGRFQKSAEEWVDEFGASISFDQKLAAEDIEGSIAHVTMLEQCKILSQEDAQVIRAGLSRLQEKAAAGDLAYSAAQEDIHLNLEKHLIDDVGPVGGKLHTARSRNDQVATDMHLYLKRNVQEITELIGGFQEALISQAEQHVETLAPGYTHLQRAQPVSFAHHLMAYFWMLQRDRERLTESLKRIDVSPLGAGAMAGTTFPIDRELSAELLGFSDIYPNSIDAVSDRDFILEFLSDASILMMHLSRLAEEIILWSSEEFRFIELDDAFSTGSSIMPQKKNPDMAELIRGKTGRVYGNLIGLLTILKGLPLAYNKDMQEDKEGMFDTVETLKGSLRIFEGMVSTMTVQTERLTAAVHSDFSNATELADYLAAKGMPFREAHDVTGRLVFTCIQRGIYLKDLPLSELQEASPLFGTDIYEALAPENAVARRNSAGGTGFEQVRRQLEQAKANLTGA
- a CDS encoding DNA polymerase IV, with the protein product MAGRVIFHIDMNSFYASVEQSHDPSLKGKALAIAGNPKERRGIIVTCSYEARAHGIYTTMPVFEAKRKYPELLILPPNFDRYRAASKAIFDLLRSYTPFVEPVSIDEGYLDITELAQTRHAIGIAEEIQQRIKSELDLPCSIGIAPNKFLAKTASDMKKPMGITVLRKRDIEEKLWPLEVIEMHGVGESTARKLNELRIKTIGDLAGANEGQIKEKLGKYGTRLRKRANGIDGRDVDPESVYDTKSIGASTTLPMDETEDARLHETLRSLSRTVARRLDAKELAGPTVTVHMRTADWQNRTRSVTLRNLVYAEEAIAKEAISLFDRHWDGEPLRLLGVTISNVTEKQSATEQLSLFDYEKHAKDEPILDVMTSLEAKFGKKMLRKGTAHKRPATGSETSFSKDFLDDHERK
- the proC gene encoding pyrroline-5-carboxylate reductase, with amino-acid sequence MKIVCVGAGSMAEAMINGWIRKRILRPGDIAVMNKSDEDRLDYLTHEYGVRQVNDEMSMLEEAPFILLAVKPKDVKVALSAVREFIRPDAVILSVVAGVSIDSIQEAAGNIAVARTMPNTSAHVGKSATGVVWSKAVTKEQQYEIRDLLNSIGSVTVVPEDKLHGVTGIAGSGPAYLYLMAEAMVEAGMESGLEHADAMRLVRQTFLGAADMMQHDDFSVLRKRITSPNGTTAAGLNALIENGFKETVHEGVRSAVARSKELGQEYN
- the namA gene encoding NADPH dehydrogenase NamA; translated protein: MVKLFEPYTIRNVTFKNRIVMAPMCMYEVFEEDGIVTDWHRIHYATRAVGQAGLVILEATAVQPEGRISSQDLGIWADEHIEGLADVVRLVQAHGAKAGIQLAHAGRKATVDGTIHAPSAEAFSDNYKTPAAMTADDIKATIEAFKKAAVRSEKAGFDVIELHAAHGYLINQFLSPLTNKRKDDYGGSAENRYRFLREVTDAVRSVWDGVLFVRISASDWTEGGMTPEDYVQMTKWMKEQGVDLIDVSSGAVVPAKIDAYPGYQVPFSETIKHGTPIATGAVGLITEPVQAEEILKNDRADLIFLARELLRDPYWPNRAAKELKADIDVPVPYVRGWS
- a CDS encoding MBL fold metallo-hydrolase, whose translation is MPIHKIVIPTPFAVGDVNSYLMEGDMLTLVDAGPKTPDAWKALKKGIEQAGFRTEDVEQVVLTHHHPDHAGWVDGFPDARLYGHIYNDAWLKRDEAFLQYHDAFYSDRLHEEGVPGEAMHWVEKMKRPVQLIGSKPLDGYLKEEDQLPGHPEWLVMETPGHAQSHLAFWNPVSGELIGGDNVLATVSSNPLIEPPLDPEDGRPKSLIQYNSVLKRLLEMPVNIVYSGHGIDVRNIHELIAARLVNQHERAMKVYGMLADEKATTYELAKRLFPRKYEKELGLTLSETIGQLDYLLEDGLITEQTDDRGVLWYARA
- a CDS encoding SDR family NAD(P)-dependent oxidoreductase produces the protein MPGRKTVLVTGATGGIGKALALQLLAAGHRVIAAGRSETELGQLAAAGAETIQADFRHSRDTDRLLASLPVLDAVVFGAGIGFFQYAETQAEEEMRDTFEVNVLSVMTMTGHLLKTNPGIHLIYIASLAGKVATPKASVYAASKHALLGYASAVRMETEGRAVVTVVNTGPVDTGFLDLADTTGRYRQSAGRFLLKPETVARKIVSVLEQPVREVNLPRLSGAGAKLHQLLPRLSERFGRRFFDKK